Proteins encoded in a region of the Frondihabitans sp. 762G35 genome:
- a CDS encoding DUF1684 domain-containing protein — MTTADPADPTRTADPAVAAGPADPARAALDVAEWRRTIHDLYRRVREATDLESAHDLWRRTRDDLFANHPSTPLLPEDREVFTGLPTKPYDRDWRFELPILPTEARRMTVPTGTDGDVPFDLLGVVDVPGVGTLDVWRLASYGGGLFLPVKDALAGRPGGTYGGGRYLLDTVKGADLGAGSEAGTVVVDFNFAYNPSCAYDPAWACPLAQPGNTVAVEIPVGERYSGAH; from the coding sequence GTGACCACCGCAGACCCCGCCGACCCGACCCGCACCGCAGACCCCGCCGTCGCCGCCGGCCCCGCGGATCCTGCCCGCGCAGCCCTCGACGTCGCCGAGTGGCGCCGGACCATCCACGACCTGTACCGCCGGGTCCGCGAGGCGACCGACCTCGAGTCGGCCCACGACCTGTGGCGGCGCACTCGCGACGACCTGTTCGCGAACCACCCGTCCACGCCGCTCCTGCCCGAGGACCGTGAGGTCTTCACCGGCCTGCCCACGAAGCCGTACGACCGCGACTGGCGCTTCGAGCTCCCGATCCTGCCGACCGAGGCCCGCAGGATGACCGTCCCCACCGGCACCGACGGCGATGTGCCGTTCGATCTGCTCGGCGTGGTCGACGTGCCCGGTGTCGGCACTCTCGACGTCTGGCGCCTCGCGTCGTACGGCGGCGGCCTGTTCCTGCCCGTCAAGGACGCCCTCGCCGGCCGCCCCGGGGGAACCTACGGCGGCGGCCGGTACCTCCTCGACACCGTGAAGGGCGCCGACCTGGGCGCAGGATCCGAGGCGGGCACCGTCGTCGTCGACTTCAACTTCGCCTACAACCCGAGCTGCGCCTACGACCCGGCGTGGGCCTGCCCGCTGGCGCAGCCCGGCAACACCGTGGCCGTCGAGATCCCGGTCGGCGAACGGTACTCGGGAGCCCACTGA
- a CDS encoding DUF427 domain-containing protein, with the protein MKAVLNDGTVVAEAPQEDLIKIEGNWYFPPASVNDALLEKSPTPYTCPWKGECQYFTVNGLQDRAFSYPTPYPTAFERVGKDFSNYVAFWKDVQVVE; encoded by the coding sequence ATGAAGGCAGTGCTGAACGACGGAACCGTGGTGGCCGAAGCGCCCCAGGAAGACCTCATCAAGATCGAGGGCAACTGGTACTTCCCGCCGGCGAGCGTCAACGACGCCCTCCTCGAGAAGAGCCCGACGCCCTACACCTGCCCGTGGAAGGGCGAGTGCCAGTACTTCACGGTCAACGGCCTGCAGGATCGCGCCTTCAGCTACCCGACCCCCTACCCGACCGCGTTCGAGCGCGTCGGCAAGGACTTCTCGAACTACGTGGCGTTCTGGAAGGACGTCCAGGTCGTCGAGTAG
- a CDS encoding CGNR zinc finger domain-containing protein: protein MLLGQWFDSPSGTRWHLDAGAVSLDFAYLGGFDDHAGFGPAAGLPGPGWDGLLVPADLEVWLGERFDGLAAGTTERELQDARGLRDAIARLATSAADGHLPDASGPGAGDIDTLNLFAALPDVPPSLPGGRRQAGAGRLRLGQALSSLARDAVRLFAEVGFTAEGDARLRRCAADDCRLIFHDDSRAGSRRWCSMQKCGNRAKVRAHRARAAARANADATPAPAPTDG from the coding sequence ATGCTCTTAGGCCAGTGGTTCGACTCCCCCTCCGGCACGCGCTGGCACCTCGACGCCGGCGCGGTGAGCCTCGACTTCGCCTATCTCGGCGGCTTCGACGACCACGCCGGGTTCGGCCCGGCGGCCGGTCTCCCCGGACCGGGCTGGGACGGCCTGCTCGTCCCGGCCGACCTCGAGGTCTGGCTGGGCGAGCGCTTCGACGGCCTCGCGGCCGGCACGACCGAGCGAGAACTGCAGGATGCCCGGGGCCTCCGCGACGCGATAGCCCGCCTCGCCACGTCCGCTGCCGACGGCCACCTGCCCGACGCATCCGGACCGGGTGCCGGCGACATCGACACGCTGAATCTCTTCGCCGCCCTGCCCGACGTGCCGCCGTCCCTGCCGGGCGGGCGCCGCCAGGCCGGAGCCGGGCGGCTGCGGCTCGGCCAGGCGCTGTCGTCTCTGGCGCGCGACGCGGTGCGGCTCTTCGCCGAGGTCGGTTTCACCGCCGAGGGCGACGCCCGCCTGCGCCGGTGCGCCGCCGACGACTGCCGCCTGATCTTCCACGACGACTCCCGCGCGGGGAGCCGACGCTGGTGCTCCATGCAGAAGTGCGGCAACCGGGCGAAGGTCAGGGCGCACCGGGCCCGAGCCGCCGCCCGGGCGAACGCCGACGCGACGCCGGCACCGGCACCGACCGACGGCTGA
- a CDS encoding SprT-like domain-containing protein, which translates to MADLDRVRHWADALIALHLDASVWSFGFDNAKTRAGLCNYTTHRITVSKHLADRYGDDEIHQVLLHEVAHAIAGSRAGHGPAWRRVGAEIGYVGDRLHDGAIASELAPWVGRCPAGHDHYRYRRPAKPLACGRCARRYDPAHLITWERRAV; encoded by the coding sequence GTGGCCGACCTCGACCGGGTCCGCCACTGGGCGGACGCGCTCATCGCGTTGCACCTCGACGCCTCCGTGTGGAGCTTCGGGTTCGACAACGCCAAGACGCGCGCCGGACTCTGCAACTACACGACGCACCGGATCACCGTGTCGAAGCACCTGGCCGACCGGTACGGAGACGACGAGATCCACCAGGTGCTGCTGCACGAGGTGGCGCACGCGATCGCGGGGTCGCGCGCGGGGCACGGTCCGGCGTGGCGCCGGGTCGGTGCCGAGATCGGCTACGTCGGCGACCGGCTGCACGACGGGGCGATCGCGTCGGAGCTCGCGCCGTGGGTGGGGCGGTGCCCCGCCGGACACGACCACTACCGCTACCGCCGACCGGCGAAGCCGCTGGCCTGCGGCCGGTGCGCCCGCCGCTACGACCCCGCGCACCTCATCACGTGGGAGCGTCGCGCGGTCTAG
- a CDS encoding tetratricopeptide repeat protein, with protein MTEHDHPDNDAHGGPTSHPVPPSLTAPIVPSGSSSNAHFDPVSLRPAIDASAIEHRLSELGASRSTAALGERADLLRMLGRLDEALAIAEEAFRLAHFTGDRADSTAARIRRAYVFKEQGRLERALNDLHTSRISAATEEWHELEAAAAELEGYTLYDLQRYEEARTALTDALAAYEKAGAPAERTNGLRVAIEGVMRAILQGSAPAPFDEPVVSDSILVVDEPREPMVTPIVVDAPGTLMGESSEGDLHDTNPTPLFRTTGSPAYLGTPEQAPEAPARLSPDAAERLDPDAVDGPVPDAASIGVETQAIAVPHATAPGSGRRIIDDEDRNEDDEPQASGFDAEVSRARKAARSIWGAFDASNAKTPPRDRS; from the coding sequence ATGACCGAGCACGACCACCCCGACAACGACGCGCACGGCGGCCCGACCAGCCATCCCGTGCCTCCGAGCCTCACGGCGCCCATCGTGCCGAGCGGCTCGTCGTCGAACGCGCACTTCGACCCGGTCAGCCTCCGCCCCGCGATCGACGCCTCCGCCATCGAGCACCGGCTGTCGGAGCTCGGTGCGAGCAGGAGCACCGCCGCCCTCGGCGAGCGGGCCGACCTGCTCCGCATGCTCGGGCGGCTCGACGAGGCCCTCGCGATCGCCGAGGAGGCCTTCCGTCTCGCGCACTTCACCGGTGACCGGGCCGACTCGACGGCCGCCCGCATCCGGCGCGCCTACGTCTTCAAGGAGCAGGGCCGCCTCGAGCGGGCCCTGAACGACCTCCACACGAGCCGCATCTCCGCGGCCACCGAGGAGTGGCACGAGCTCGAGGCGGCCGCCGCCGAGCTCGAGGGCTACACGCTCTACGACCTCCAGCGCTACGAGGAGGCCCGCACGGCCCTCACCGACGCGCTCGCGGCGTACGAGAAGGCCGGTGCGCCGGCCGAACGGACCAACGGTCTCCGCGTCGCTATCGAGGGCGTCATGCGCGCGATCCTGCAGGGCTCCGCGCCGGCGCCCTTCGACGAGCCTGTCGTCTCCGACTCGATCCTCGTGGTCGACGAGCCCCGCGAACCGATGGTCACGCCGATCGTCGTCGATGCGCCGGGCACCCTGATGGGCGAGTCGAGCGAGGGCGACCTCCACGACACGAACCCCACCCCGCTGTTCCGCACGACCGGGTCGCCCGCGTACCTGGGCACGCCGGAGCAGGCGCCCGAGGCTCCTGCCCGCCTGTCGCCCGACGCCGCCGAGCGACTCGACCCCGACGCCGTCGACGGCCCCGTGCCCGACGCCGCGTCGATCGGCGTCGAGACGCAGGCCATCGCCGTCCCGCACGCGACCGCCCCCGGCAGCGGACGCCGCATCATCGACGACGAGGACCGCAACGAGGACGACGAGCCCCAGGCCTCCGGCTTCGACGCCGAGGTCAGCCGAGCCCGCAAGGCCGCCCGCAGCATCTGGGGCGCCTTCGACGCGTCGAACGCGAAGACGCCGCCCCGCGACCGCTCCTGA
- a CDS encoding flagellar assembly protein FliW — MSASLTFVTPPPGLDPAVDFVLDEIEGANGLYALSTAGTPRSRLFVVDAAVHLPDYSPYITDEQSSSLGVTRPQDALLLVVANPAPTGTTVNLMAPIVVNASTGASAQLILEGQDWPLRAALARHEQPVAVAV, encoded by the coding sequence ATGAGCGCTTCCCTGACCTTCGTCACGCCCCCTCCCGGCCTCGACCCCGCCGTCGATTTCGTCCTGGACGAGATCGAGGGCGCGAACGGCCTCTACGCCCTGAGCACCGCCGGCACACCCCGCTCGCGCCTCTTCGTCGTCGACGCCGCCGTGCACCTGCCCGACTACTCGCCGTACATCACCGACGAGCAGAGCAGCTCCCTCGGAGTCACGCGACCGCAGGATGCCCTGCTCCTCGTCGTCGCCAACCCGGCGCCGACCGGCACGACCGTCAACCTCATGGCACCCATCGTCGTCAACGCCTCGACGGGCGCCTCGGCGCAGCTCATCCTCGAGGGTCAGGACTGGCCGCTCCGCGCCGCCCTCGCCCGCCACGAGCAGCCGGTCGCCGTCGCCGTCTGA
- the flgL gene encoding flagellar hook-associated protein FlgL: MLGRVTNQTTAMASQRHLQASAARLAQLQDQASSLKAIQKPSDDPLGTGQSLLVRAQQSANAQYSRNADDGVGWLQTTDSALSSTVNVLNRIRDLTVQGANDGAMSPTAKEAIATELVGLKSDLMASANTTFQGRSIFAGNSDAGVAFQAGTPPTFTGTAGSSVQRRIADGTTVQVDTDGSAVFGTGADSVFGLVDSIVSDLRSGVNIGPQLAGIDSRLTAVRGAWSDVGVRQSQLERAQDTLKNSSISLENQRSGIEDLDQAKAFLDLQTQQVSYQAALAVTAKVIQPTLMDFLR, translated from the coding sequence ATGCTCGGACGCGTCACCAACCAGACCACCGCGATGGCGTCGCAGCGGCACCTGCAGGCGAGCGCCGCGCGCCTCGCGCAGCTCCAGGACCAGGCGTCCTCGCTGAAGGCGATCCAGAAGCCGTCGGACGATCCGCTCGGCACCGGGCAGTCGCTCCTCGTCCGCGCCCAGCAGAGCGCCAACGCGCAGTACTCGCGCAACGCGGACGACGGCGTCGGCTGGCTCCAGACCACCGACTCGGCGCTGTCGTCGACGGTCAACGTGCTCAACCGCATCCGGGACCTCACCGTCCAGGGAGCGAACGACGGCGCGATGTCCCCGACGGCCAAGGAGGCCATCGCCACCGAGCTCGTCGGGTTGAAATCCGACCTGATGGCCTCGGCGAACACGACCTTCCAGGGGCGGTCGATCTTCGCCGGCAACTCCGACGCCGGAGTCGCGTTCCAGGCCGGCACGCCGCCGACCTTCACCGGGACGGCGGGCAGCAGCGTCCAGAGGCGCATCGCCGACGGCACGACCGTGCAGGTCGACACGGACGGCTCCGCCGTCTTCGGCACCGGCGCGGACTCGGTCTTCGGCCTCGTCGACTCGATCGTCAGCGACCTCCGCTCCGGCGTCAACATCGGCCCGCAGCTCGCGGGGATCGACTCCCGGCTCACCGCCGTGCGCGGCGCCTGGTCGGACGTCGGCGTGCGTCAGTCGCAGCTCGAACGCGCCCAGGACACCCTCAAGAACTCCTCGATCTCGCTGGAGAACCAGCGCTCCGGCATCGAGGACCTCGATCAGGCGAAAGCCTTCCTCGACCTGCAGACCCAGCAGGTCTCCTACCAAGCCGCCCTCGCTGTCACCGCCAAGGTGATCCAGCCGACCCTGATGGACTTCCTCCGATGA
- the flgK gene encoding flagellar hook-associated protein FlgK, whose product MSTFSGLNTAYRGLTAARAGLDVVGQNITNATTEGYTRQRVTTSSISAVQAGLFSRGTPIGQGVSIDGIARLGDAQLDAQVRATASASGYTTVRSSVLSNLEGSLNEPGTNGLSAKLTAFWSSWQGVANGPGQTAPAATLLAGAKSIASTISDGYQAVSGQWSATRTAVDSLATDLNSSAAQVADLNVQIRAGLTTGSTVNELIDKRSTLTENIAKLAGGTVHQNADGTVDVLVGGNALVSGDTARTVRVAGATTIEGAAGAPVTLEWSHRPGASVGLDGGQLAGALSVLAPADGQGSGGVLAEAAATYDAFATQLAGAVNAVYSTGSTPSGSTGQNFFALAASGPAATGLSVVPTSAADLQTGTPGAGALDGTIADRVSQLGTGPAAPDRAWASFVTSTGATAKAEINASDRATLAGTAAKTQQASTAGVDLDEENVNMLTFQHAYQGAARVMTAVDEMLDTLINHLGHVGAA is encoded by the coding sequence ATGAGCACCTTCTCCGGACTCAACACGGCCTACCGCGGCCTGACCGCCGCGCGCGCCGGGCTCGACGTCGTCGGCCAGAACATCACCAACGCGACGACGGAGGGCTACACCCGCCAGCGGGTCACCACGTCGTCGATCTCGGCCGTGCAGGCCGGCCTCTTCAGCCGTGGCACGCCGATCGGACAGGGCGTCTCCATCGACGGCATCGCCCGCCTGGGCGACGCCCAGCTCGACGCCCAGGTGCGGGCCACGGCCTCCGCCTCCGGCTACACCACCGTGCGCTCCAGCGTCCTGTCGAACCTCGAGGGCTCCCTCAACGAACCCGGCACCAACGGTCTCTCGGCGAAGCTCACCGCCTTCTGGTCGTCCTGGCAGGGCGTGGCGAACGGACCCGGTCAGACGGCTCCCGCCGCGACCCTCCTCGCCGGTGCGAAGTCGATCGCCTCGACGATCAGCGACGGCTACCAGGCCGTGAGCGGGCAGTGGTCCGCCACGCGCACCGCCGTCGACTCGCTCGCCACCGACCTCAATTCGAGCGCCGCGCAGGTCGCCGACCTCAACGTGCAGATCCGCGCCGGCCTCACCACCGGCAGCACCGTCAACGAGCTGATCGACAAGCGCTCGACCCTGACCGAGAACATCGCGAAGCTGGCGGGAGGCACGGTGCACCAGAACGCGGACGGCACCGTCGACGTCCTCGTCGGCGGCAACGCCCTCGTCTCCGGCGACACCGCCCGCACCGTGCGGGTCGCCGGCGCGACGACGATCGAGGGCGCCGCCGGTGCCCCCGTGACGCTCGAGTGGAGCCACCGCCCCGGCGCGAGCGTCGGACTCGACGGCGGACAGCTCGCCGGAGCCCTCTCCGTCCTCGCCCCCGCGGACGGCCAGGGGTCGGGCGGCGTCCTGGCCGAAGCCGCAGCGACCTACGACGCCTTCGCCACGCAGCTCGCCGGAGCCGTCAACGCCGTCTACTCGACCGGCTCGACGCCGTCCGGGTCGACCGGTCAGAACTTCTTCGCCCTCGCGGCATCGGGCCCCGCGGCGACCGGCCTCTCCGTCGTGCCGACCTCCGCCGCCGACCTGCAGACGGGCACACCCGGAGCCGGGGCGCTCGACGGCACGATCGCCGACCGGGTGTCGCAGCTCGGCACCGGACCCGCCGCTCCCGACCGGGCCTGGGCCTCCTTCGTCACCTCGACGGGCGCGACGGCCAAGGCCGAGATCAACGCCTCCGACCGCGCCACGCTCGCCGGCACCGCCGCCAAGACGCAGCAGGCCTCGACCGCCGGCGTCGACCTCGACGAGGAGAACGTCAACATGCTGACGTTCCAGCACGCCTACCAGGGCGCCGCGCGCGTCATGACGGCGGTCGACGAGATGCTCGACACCCTCATCAACCACCTCGGACACGTGGGGGCGGCCTGA
- a CDS encoding flagellar protein FlgN, with product MGVNELSAVLWRERELLELLTFKLEEEQLLLTAGKSRWIEHATREVEQVLDRLRAAGLERTVEVAVVAEEWGTHGETPLRELVDHAPDGPWADIFSSHLRAMTELTRQIKQLRDENEQFLRAAARSTQETLATVSADPATYDARGAGRTTAAGSHFFDGRL from the coding sequence GTGGGCGTGAACGAACTGTCCGCCGTGCTCTGGCGTGAGCGCGAGCTCCTGGAGCTTCTGACGTTCAAGCTCGAGGAGGAGCAGCTGCTCCTCACCGCGGGCAAGTCCCGCTGGATCGAACACGCCACCCGTGAGGTCGAGCAGGTCCTCGACCGCCTTCGCGCGGCGGGCCTCGAGCGCACCGTCGAGGTTGCCGTCGTCGCCGAGGAGTGGGGCACGCACGGCGAGACGCCGCTCCGCGAACTCGTGGACCACGCACCCGACGGCCCCTGGGCCGACATCTTCTCCTCGCACCTGCGCGCCATGACCGAGCTCACCCGCCAGATCAAGCAGCTGCGCGACGAGAACGAGCAGTTCCTCCGGGCCGCGGCGCGATCGACGCAGGAGACCCTCGCCACCGTCTCCGCGGATCCTGCGACCTACGACGCCCGCGGAGCCGGGCGCACGACCGCCGCCGGCAGCCACTTCTTCGACGGGCGGCTCTAG